The nucleotide window CTCGACAGTGAGGTCTTGCCGGATGCACTGGCGCCGAGCAGTGCGAGCCCCATACCCGCCTTCAGCGAGAATGAAATGTCGGACACTATGGGCTTGTCCATGCCCGGAGCTGCGACCGAGAGATGCTCTACCGAGAGCTCGCGGCACGGACGCGGCAACGCCACTGGCGGGGCAGGCGGCGCAGCCGTCGCCTTGCAGATGTCGCGCAGGCGGGCGAGCCCCTGGCGCGCGGTGACAAGCTGCTTCCAGTTGCCGAGCACAACTTCAACTGGCGCCAATGCGCGGCCCATCATGATCGACGAAGCGATCATGATGCCGCCCGAGGCCTGGTCGACTACTACAAGATAGGCGCCAATCCCCAGCATGCCCGACTGCAACACGTAGCGCAGGAGCTTCGCCACCGATCCGAGATTGGCATATACATCGCTGGCTCGGATATTTTCGCGCAGATACCGCTCATTGGCCTGCGACCAACGCACGGTGAATCGATCAATCATGCCGAACGCCCGGATCACCTCGGCGTTGCGCTGGGTCGTATCCGCCAGCACCTGCCGGCGTGCACTCGAGTCCATCGCGGCCCTGGCCGCACCGCGCGACAGCCGTTCTGTGAGCAATGTCATCGCGATGATTGCAATCGTTCCAAGTAGCGCCGTAGCGCCGATTGCGGGATGAAACAGAAAGAGCGTTACCAGAAAGATCGGAATCCAGGGCATGTCCAGAAACGCCGTCGGTCCCATTCCCGACATGAAGGTGCGAATCTGGTCGAGATCGCGCAGCGGCTGCTGGAGCAGCATCGGGTTCGCGCCACGTAGCGGCAGCGTCGCAAGCGCGGTATGGATCGATTCCTGCATGCCGACATCGAACATAGTTGCGACCCGGCACAGCATGCGCGCGCGCAACGCCTCGAAGTATGCCTGGATCACGTAAGCGAGCAGCACCATCAACGAGAGGCCGAGCAAGGTCGCGACGTTGCGGCTCGGGAGCACCCGGTCATAAACCTGCAACATGTAAAGAGAGCCGGACAGCATCAGGATGTTCACCACTCCGCTGAACCCGGCGACGCCGACCATCCGTCGTGCGCTTTCGCGCAACCCGACAGCCACCGGGTCATCGCCGGCCACCGCTGACAGTGGATTCGGCAAACCGAAGGACGGCATTCGCATGCGACTTTGAGCAACACTCATTCGGTTGCGTCCCCTACCAACATTTGAACAAGAGTGGCTTGACCGCCGACACTGACCATTTTCCGGCAAAAATGGGATCGCTGAGGATTTACGCGGGCAATTTCGTGACCGGATCGAGCTCCCTGGAGAGCAGGCCGCCGTCGATATGTTCTCAAGTTCGCGCAAAGATGTGCGCGGTCTCAATTGGCGGCCGTCACCATCTCAGCCGCCTTACCTGAAGCCTTCGTTCGATCCTCGATACTAAAGGGCTGTCTTCCGGCAGGTTATGTCGGAAGACAGCTCTCCGACTCCTAGTGGTGCCAGAAGTTCGCGTGCTGTTGCCAATCGTGGCCGCCCTGGCCGCCCAGCGGGCTCGTCGTCAGATCAGCGG belongs to Bradyrhizobium icense and includes:
- a CDS encoding type I secretion system permease/ATPase is translated as MVGVAGFSGVVNILMLSGSLYMLQVYDRVLPSRNVATLLGLSLMVLLAYVIQAYFEALRARMLCRVATMFDVGMQESIHTALATLPLRGANPMLLQQPLRDLDQIRTFMSGMGPTAFLDMPWIPIFLVTLFLFHPAIGATALLGTIAIIAMTLLTERLSRGAARAAMDSSARRQVLADTTQRNAEVIRAFGMIDRFTVRWSQANERYLRENIRASDVYANLGSVAKLLRYVLQSGMLGIGAYLVVVDQASGGIMIASSIMMGRALAPVEVVLGNWKQLVTARQGLARLRDICKATAAPPAPPVALPRPCRELSVEHLSVAAPGMDKPIVSDISFSLKAGMGLALLGASASGKTSLSRALVGIWPAKGGVVRLDGAAIDQWRNEDLGRHIGYLPQDVALLEGTVAENICRFDERATSEAILKAAQIAGVHDLILRLPQGYATRIGQGGMTLSAGQRQRIGLARAAFGDPFLVVLDEPNANLDTDGENSLSQAIETLRRNGSIVIVISHRPSALAVLDMAMVLYEGKAIAFGPSEEVFARVRRGPGRAAPAAKASAAWTASAAPRAAVAEGV